ATCGGAAAATCACACCGGAGTCGGTGCGTGAATATCTTGAGCGGGAAAGCAAGTTATTAGCTGAGGCCGATGATAAGGGCTACGCTCATTTTCGATTCATAAAAGACCGTTTTAACGAACAGCATGCTCCGCTGGATTTCCTGTTCCTCTCGCGGGCGGGTTTTAATGGGATGATGCGTTTTAATAAAAAGGGGAAATGGAACATTCCCTTTTGCCAGAAACCGGAACGTTTTTCGAAATCATATATCACTAAGATCGTTAACCAGGTGAACAAGGTGGCCTGCCTGATTCAGCTGGAGTGGATTTTTACGGCGGAACCGTTTGAGCAGACGATCCTGAAAGCCGGACCGGACGACATCATTTATTGCGATCCGCCTTACATCGGCAGATACGTGGATTATTTCAGCGGCTGGAACGAAGAAAATGAATTAAGACTTTTCGGGCTGTTATCTGAAACGCCTGCGCGGTTCATTCTCTCAACTTGGCATCACAACGATTATCGTTCTAATCCATTTATCAATTCGCTGTGGAATCGGTTCAACATCATAACGCGTGATCACTTCTATCATGGTGGCGGCAAGATCGAAAACAGGAAATCGATCGTTGAGGCATTAGTTTTCAACTACGAGGCCAACGTCGAAAAACATAATGCCTATGTCCAGCCAAAAGCCGAACAAATGATATTATTCGAACAAAGAGTGGAGTATATAGAGAAAAAA
This window of the Candidatus Marinimicrobia bacterium CG08_land_8_20_14_0_20_45_22 genome carries:
- a CDS encoding DNA adenine methylase → MRIIVPPIKSQGIKTKLVPWIQLLVPEVKGRWIEPFFGTGVVAFNSGFQKALLNDINPHIIRFYQAIKDRKITPESVREYLERESKLLAEADDKGYAHFRFIKDRFNEQHAPLDFLFLSRAGFNGMMRFNKKGKWNIPFCQKPERFSKSYITKIVNQVNKVACLIQLEWIFTAEPFEQTILKAGPDDIIYCDPPYIGRYVDYFSGWNEENELRLFGLLSETPARFILSTWHHNDYRSNPFINSLWNRFNIITRDHFYHGGGKIENRKSIVEALVFNYEANVEKHNAYVQPKAEQMILFEQRVEYIEKKLKREF